The genomic stretch GCACACATCGGATCACACCCCGGAAGGGCCGTCCCAGCGGCACCTGCGCTCGCCTGGTCGGGTGGGATGTGTCGGCCCTGAGAACATTCGGTAGACGGCTTCACCGCGAGTCGTCGCCAGCGGTGCCGGCGCTGGCCCCCGTGTCGCTGGGCGGATCGAAGGGCTGACTCGCTCCCGGCAGTCCCAGGCGGCGCTCGACCAGCATGCCCAGGCGGGACAGCAGGCCAGGGCCGCTCCAGCCGGTCACGCACGCCGCCGCCAGCAGCAGCGCGGGCGAGGCCCCGTCCGGCAGGGTCACGGCCAGCAGCGCCACGGCGCTCAGGGCCGCGATCCCGGCCGCGACCGCCAGGGCCAGGGTGGAACGCAGGTGCAGGGCACCGGGCGCAGCGAGCTGCCGGGCCAGCTGGGTCACGGTGCCGGCGACGAAGGCGGTGGCCAGGGCTGGCAGCCACTGGAGCAGGGCGGAGGTGAGGGGAGCGGCGTCAGACATGATGACCTCCTGGGTGATTCTGGTGGGAACAGAATCAGGAGGCCACCCTAGTATGACTACAGACATATTTCAAGTGTCCGAGATTCATTCCGGTCTCATCGCTCCCGCTACACTGCTCCCCATGCCACCGACCCAGGATTCTGGCATTCCCGCGTGGCTCCGCTCCCACCGCACGTCCCTCGGGCTGCGCCAGTCCGAGATCAGCGAGGCCACCCGCGACCACGGCGGGCCGGACACCCACATCACCCAGTCATATCTGAGCCGGCTGGAGGCCGGGACGCGGCCTCTGCACGCCCTGACTCCGGCGCGGCAGGACGCCCTACGCCGGGCCCTGGACATCACGGCCGGCGAGTGGGTCGCCCGCACCGGCCTGCCCCTGCTCGGGCCGCCCCCCGGCGAGGACGTGCTGACCGCCCTGGAGCTTGTGCGCGTTCCAGTGCGGGCGCTCGCCACCGCCGGGCTGCCCGTCACCGAGGATCAGGCAAGCATCATCGACCACGAACTCGTGCCGGCCCGTGACCACCGCCCCGGCATGCTCGTGCTCGAGGTCGGCGGCGACTCCATGACCACCGAGGCCGGTGGCATCCGCCCCGGTGACCGGATCTATGTCGACACCGGCGATCTCGACCTGCGTGAGGGCCGGATCTACGTGCTGCACGTGCCCGGCCTGGGCCTGACGGTCAAGCGCCTGCGCCGCTTCGGGCCGGCGCTGTGGCTGACCAGCGACAACCCGGATCACCCGCCCGCCAAGCCCGAGGAGGTGACGGTGGTCGGCCGGGTGTACTACCACCAGCCACAGGGCCAGCGGCTATAACGTCACGCATGACTTTTCCGGACATCCTGCCCCTGACCGCCGTCTTCGTGTACGGCACCCTGATGCCCGGCGAGCGCAACGAGCACGTGGCCCGGCAGGGCGGTGCCTTCCACGCCCGGTCGGCCACCCTGCGCGGCTACCGCCTGATCGACCTGCGCCCCGAGGCGTACCCCGGCGTCGTCCCCGGCACCCAGGACGACACGGTGACCGGGCATGTCCTGACCTACGATCCCGCCGCATGGCCCCGTGCCCTGCCCTTCCTCGACGCGCTGGAAGGGCTCCACGACACCCCCCCTCTGTACACCCGGGAGCAGGTCACGGTGCAGGTGGATGGACAGGCCGAACCCGCGTGGGTCTACGTGTACGCCCGCACGGATCGTCTGGGCCAGCACGGAGCTGTCCCCGTGCCCGGCGGCAACTGGCGCACCGTGCCGAATCGCGGCCTGCCCGCCGACGGCGACCGCTGACTGGCACATAAAAAACCGCCGCTCCGTTGCCGGGCGGCGGTTCGTGGTTCCGGGGTTCAGCGGACGATGCGCTGGCCGCGGCGGATCTTGAGCTGATCCGTCAGGGCGATGTACTCGTCGTAGTTGGTGCGTTCCAGGTACTTCAGCAGGCGGCGGCGCTGACCGTTCATCAGCTGGAGGCCGCGCTGGCCGTGCTTGTCCTTCTTGTTCTCGTTCAGGTGCGCCGCCAGGTTGTTGATCCGGGCGGTCAGCAGCGCGATCTGCACGTGCGTGCCGCCGGTGTCCTTGTCGTGCTTGGCGTGTTCCTGAACCGTCTGTTTCTTGTCGATCATGATGAACCTCTCGTGTTGCTGGAAGTCCCGCACGCGGCAGCCCGGCAAAATCCGCCTTCCGGCGGGCCTGACCGCTGACGGCGGCAAACGTGAACATACCACGGCAGAAGGGCCGCGGGTCAAGGCGAGACGGGCGTGTCTCAGATTCAGCACGGATCAGGTGGGCATTCCGCCGCCACGTCGAAGGGTACCCGTGACGTGGCGGCCGGAGACCCCTCAGCTGGAACGCAGTGCCGGTCACCAGTGCAGGGGGCAGCCGCGGCAAGACCGGACAATGGATGGCTCACAGGCACTGTGCCGGGGGCGGCCCGTCCGACGGTGTGGTCTGCCCGCCCCCATCGTCTGGCTTGACACCGCCGGGGGGTGCCCCTAGTATTACTTCCGCTCCTCAGACACCCCTGTGCTCGGGTGGCGGAATTGGTAGACGCGCACGTTTGAGGGGCGTGTGGGCAACCGTGTGGGTTCAAGTCCCATCCCGAGCACCAAGAATGCGCCGGAATCCAGTCGGGTTCCGGCGCTTCCCATATGGGGTGCGTCACGCCCCGTCGATCTCCCGGAGCTTCTCGACCCGGTCGGCCAGTTCCGGCAGCTCCAGCGCCCGCAGGGCCTTCACGGCGCGGGCCATGCCGGCGTCGTCCACGCGGCCCTGGTTCCAGCCGGCGATCAGCATGGCGCAGCCCTGGAGACCGTCGGACATGGTCTCCTTGTGGAACATGGCCGCCAGATTGCCCGGCTGGGTGGGCGCGGTCTGCTGGAGCTGGGCCTGCACGTCCAGCACCACCTGCATGAACACCGGATCGAGCCGGGCGCGGTCGTCAGAGGAAATGGCCTTGCCTGTCATGGGCGCAGTGTAGGCGAGAGGAGCACCCGGCCTCAGTCCTTCGCCGTCAGGTCGTCGTCCAGCGTGCGGCCGTTGGTGTCGTCGTCGGCGTCATCCATCTCGCGGTTGGGGTTGCCGTGCTCGATACCGATGTCGGGGTTGCCGGGGCTGTCCTGCACGACGCCGCGATCCTCGTAGTCGGTGGGGACGCGGCGCAGGCTCTCGGCGTCGCTGTGGTTCTCCTGGGGGGTGTCGTGGGTCTCGTCGCTGCGGTGTCCGGTGCCAGTCATGGGGGCATCCTGCGGGCCCCGGGGCCAGGCCGGGTGTGCCGGACGTCAAGAGGAGTTGAGACAGACCCCGAACCGCGCCGCCCGCTACACTCTGGGCCACACCTATGAAACGACCTGCGACGCTCCTGACGCTCGCGCTGCTGGCCTCGGCCACGGCGCAGACCGCCCTGCCGGCGGACACCGCCCGCATCCACTACCAGCGCCCCGACGGCCAGTACGCCGGGTGGGGCCTGCACGCCTGGGAGGACACCACCGCCACAGTGACCTGGGAGAAGCCCCTCGCGCAGGCTGGGAAGGACGACTGGGGCGTGTATTTCGACGTTCCCCTCAAGGCGGGTGCCCGGAAGGTCGCATTCCTCGTCCACAGGGGCGACACCAAGGATCCCGGCCCGGACATGTTCCTTGACCTGAGCAGGGGCAGAGAGCTGTTCCTGAAGTCGGGCAGTGCGAATGTGGCCTACGCGAAGGGCGCGGCGCTGAACGTGGACGCGACGAAGGCCCCCATGGCCCAGGCTGCGCCTGCCGCCCCGGCTCCAGCTCCGGCGGCTCCGGCCACCGCATCCCCGGCCACCACCACCCCGCCCATCGCAGCAAACGTGCTGCGCGTGCGGTACGTGCGCCCCGACGGGCAGTACACCGGCTGGGGTCTGCACGTGTGGGAGGACACCACGGCCACGGTGGCGTGGGACAAGCCCCTGCCGCAGACCGGCGTGGACGCGGGCGGCGCGTACTGGGACGTGCCCCTGAAGGCCGGCGCGGCCAAACTGGGATTCATCGTCCACAAGGGCGACGAGAAGGATCCGGGCCCCGACCTCTTCGCCGATCCGACCAGGGGCAACGAAGTGACGGTGACGAGCGGCAAGGCGGACTTCGTGTATGGCGCTCCTGCTGCCCTGAACGAGCCCCCCGTGCCCACCGGCAGTGTACGCATCAACTACTTCCGCCCCGACGGGAAGTACGACGGCTGGGGCCTGCACGCCTTCGAGGACACCACCGCGACGGTCGAGTGGAGCAAACCGCTGAACCAGACGGGTACGAACTCCTTTGGCGTGTACTGGGACGTGCCCATGAAGACCGACTGGAAGAAACTGGGGTTCATCGTGCACAAGGGCGACGAGAAAGATCCAGGGCCGGACATGATCCTGACCCGTGAGCAGGGCACCCAGGCGTGGATCGTGAGCGGGAACGCCACCGTGAACACCACGAAGCCCGACACCAGCGTCAGAACCGTGGGCGACCTGACGCGGCAGCAGGCGATCATGCTGGGCGCGTACCAGATCGCCGTGAAACCGGAACTCGTGCAGCCGGGCGCGTTCCTGACCCTGCACGCTGCACCGGACGCCAGCCTGAAGCTCGGTGCAGACGGCGTGTCGGGCGGCGACACGATCACGCTGGAGGAGGTGCCCGCCGGCCTGAGCGCCGCCCAGAAGGCGCGCGTGCCGTATCTGGCGGGCTACCGGCTGGTGCAGGTGCGGGCCGAAGACCGGGGCAAGGTGGCCGCCGCCCTGCGCGGGCAGCTCGCCGTGAGCAGCGTCATGCCCGACGGCACGGTGCTGGACGCGACCGGCGTGCAGACCGCATGGGCCCTGGACGAGCTGGCCGCCTACGACGGGCCGCTGGGCGTGACGTGGCAGGGCAGCCGGCCCACCGTGCGCCTGTGGGCCCCGACCGCCCAGGACGTGAAGCTCAGGCTCAGCAATCCCGACGGCACGAACGAGCGCACCGTCGCCATGACCCGTGACGCCAGGGGCGTGTGGACGGCCGCCGGGGATCAGAGCTGGCGCGGCCTGCCCTACCGCTACGAGGTGAAGGTCTTCGCGCCCAGCACCGGGAAGATCGAGACGAACCTCGTGACCGATCCCTACAGCGTGGCCCTGACCCTGAACAGCACCCGCAGCGTGCTGACCGATCTGAACGAAGCTGCCCAGAAACCCGCCGGCTGGGACGCCCTGAAGAAGCCCGCGCTGCGCTCGGCCTCCGACCTGAGTTTCTACGAGCTGCACCTGCGCGACTTCAGCGCCGCCGATCCGACCGTGCCTGCTGCCCAGCGCGGCACGTACCTGGCCTTCACGCAGGCGGGCAGCGCGGGCATGAAGCACCTGAAAGCCCTGGCCGACGCAGGTCTGAAGGCGGTGCACCTGCTGCCGACCTTCGACATCGCCACCATCGAGGAGGAGAAGTCGAAGTGGAAGGCCACGCCCGACCTGAGCACCTTCCCGCCCGACAGCGAGGAGCAGCAGAAGGCCGTGACCGGCGTAAAGGACGCCGACGCCTACAACTGGGGCTACGACCCGTACCACTACATGGTGCCCGAGGGCAGCTACGCCGTGAATCCGGCCCAGCGCACGAAAGAGTACCGCCAGATGGTCATGGCCCTGAACGGAGCCGGACTGCGGGTCGTGCAGGACGTGGTGTTCAATCACACTGCCGCCAGCGGACAGTCCGACCGCAGCGTGCTGGATAAGATCGTGCCCGGCTACTACCACCGCCTGAACGTGAACGGTACCGTCGAGAATTCCACATGCTGTTCGAACACGGCGACCGAACACGCCATGATGCGCAGACTCATGGTGGACACCCTGGTCGTGATGGCGAAACAGTACCGGGTGGACGGCTTCCGCTTCGACCTGATGGGCCACCACATGGTCGCGGACATGCAGGCCGCCCGGAAGGCCCTGGACGCCCTGACGGTGCAGAAAGACGGCGTGGACGGCAGGGCCATCTACCTGTACGGCGAGGGCTGGGACTTCGGGGAGGTGCAGAAGAACGCCCGCGGCGTGAACGCCACGCAGGGCAACCTGTACGGCCAGGGCATCGGTACCTTCAACGACCGCGTCCGGGATGCCGTGCGCGGCGGAAACCCCTTCGGCGGGCTCCAGGATCAGGGCTTCGCCACCGGCCTGTTCACCCTGCCCAACGGCCAGCCGCAGAACACCGACAGGGCAAAGGCCCTGAAGCTCGCGGATCAGGTGCGGATCGGCCTGACCGGCAACCTGCGCGACTACAAACTGACCGATGCCACGGGCAAGGTGGTCACGGGGGGACAGGTGGACTATAACGGCCAGCCCACCGGCTACGCCGCCAGCCCCCGCGAGGCCATCACCTACGTCAGCGCCCACGACAATCAGACGCTGTACGACGCCGTGCTGCTCAAGGCCCCGGCCACTGCCACGCCGGCCCAGCGCACCCGCATGCAGAATCTGGCTCATTCGGTCGTCCTGCTGGGCCAGGGCCTGCCCTTCAGCTACGCCGGCGACGACATCCTGCGCAGCAAGTCCTTCGACACCGACAGCTACAACAGCGGCGACTGGTTCAACACCCTGGACTGGTCACTGAAGACCAACGGCTTCGGCAAGGGGCTGCCGCCCGCCGAGAAGAACAGTGGGAACTGGGCGCTGTACAAGGGCATCCTGGGCAACCCGGCCATGAAGGCCACGACCACTGACATTGCGCGCGCCTTCGACCACTACCGCGAGATGCTGCGGGTGCGCTACTCCAGCACCCTGTTCCGGCTGGACACCGCCGCGCAGGTGCAGCAGGCCCTGAGCTTCCTGAACACCGGCCCCCAGCAGCAGCCCGGCGTGATCGCCCTGAAGCTCAGCGGCGCGGTCAGCCCCACGAATCCGTACCGGAACATCGTCGTGGTGTTCAACGGCAGCGGTCAGCCGGTGACCCTGAGCGATCCGGCTCTGGCAGGCCTGAACCTCACACTGCACCCAGTGCTGGCCGCCAGCACGGATGCTGTCGTCAAGACCAGCCGCTATGCAGGCACGGCCGTGACGGTGCCGGGCCTGACGACGGCCGTGTTCGTCGGGAAGTAGCGGACGACACGTCCGAATGACTGAAGGTCTGAACGCTCTGCCCATCCACGGCAGAGCGTTCAGACGTTTCGACCCTCCGACCTTTAGACTCTCCTGCATGAAAGTGATCGAGAACCAGACCTTCACCAAAAAGCGTATCGAGATCGACGACACGCAGTTCACGGGCTGCACCTTCAACGGGTGCGTTCTCGTGTATTCCGGGACGGGCGGCACGGCCATGAACGGCTGCCATCTGAACGAGACGGGCTTCGAATTCGAGGGCGGCGCCGCCAAGACCCTCGAGCTGCTGACCGCCATGCACCGGGGCGGGTTCCGCGAACTGGTCGAGGCGACCATCGCCGGCATCCGGGGCGAGCAGCCCACGCCCGCCGCGCCGCAGGCCTGACCACACCACAACGCTGAAATGAGGGAGCCGCGCTGGCTCCCTCTTCCTATACTCCGCCCATGACTGCCCGCAACCCGACCGACGTGGCCGCCCAGTACGCCACGGACGCGCACCTGCGCACCCGCATGCTCACGCACGAGCGGTACACCGTGGGGCCGGAACTGGAGCCCGCCGTGGACGCCGCCCTGGCCCTGACCGGCACCGAGCGCGTGCTGGATGTCGGCTGTGGCCCCGGTGGATTCCTGGGACGGCTGCGACAGCAGGGGCACACTGGCCCGCTGACCGGAGCCGACCTGTCCCCCGGCATGGTGGCGACCGCGCAGGCCGCGCACCCGGACGTGGTGTACGTGCAGGCCAGTGCCGACGCTCTGCCCGTCGTGGATGCCAGTGTCGACGTGCTCACGGCCCGGCACATGCTGTACCACGTGCCCAGCGTGCCGGACGCCCTGCGCGAGTTCCGGCGGGTGCTCAGGCCCGGTGGGCGGTTCCTGGCCGTCACGAACACGGACGGGTACATGGCCCAGCTGTGGGCACTGACCGACGAGGCTGCCCGCAGCGAGCCGTCCCTGACCGCCCTGAGCCGCACGCGGGGCGACTTCGCCACCGCGTTCTCGGAGGTGAACGGCGAGGCCTGGGTACGGGAGGCGTTCGGGAATGTCCACGTCACGCTGACAGACTCGGCCCTGGTGTTCACCGAGGCCGCGCCCGTCCTGGCATACATCGAGAGCCTGATGGCGTGGCAGCGGCTGGGCGAGGGCCAGCAGGAACGCGGGCGGGCGGTGCTGACCCGGCTGCTGGAGGACAGACTGGCGGCTGGCCCGTGGCGCGTATCGAAGCGGATGGCGCTGCTGAGTGCAGCGCACACATGAGTGTCCGTCCCCGGCTTGTTCTTGTCACTGGTGCGCCTGGAAGCGGCAAGACCACCCTGGCTGCCCGTCTGGCTGGCACACTGGGCTGGGTTCGTCTGTCGCGGGACGAGTTCAAGGAGCGGTTGTGGGATGCGTGGACGGAGCAGCCGACGTTGCGGGCACAGGTTCCGGTCGCGCACTGGGGCGCGTACTATGCCGGTCTACACGCCTTGCTGGACGCGGGCGTGAACGTGGTCGCGGAAGGTAGCGTCCACCACACGGCAGGCGTGCCAGAGGTGCGAGCACTTCTTGACAGGGCTGACGTGAACATCATCCACTGTACGGCCCCCGCGAGATCGCCCATGCCCGGTTCCGCGCCCGTGCCCAGAGCGAGCGGCATCCGGCGCACCGGGACGCCGACCTGATGGCCGATCTGGAGGAAAATCCGGGCCGCTGGGCTCACTTCGAGGAGCCCGTAGACGTGGGAGTACCTGTGCTGAGGGTAGACACCTCGCAGGGAACGCCACCGGATCTGAACCGACTGGCCGCCTTCATCGGCGTTGCCTGAAGCGTCGCGGTCGCCCTGGAACTCCCAGGGGCTTCACAGAGCCGCCCTACACCACGATGCGCTTGAACTCGCCGGCCTCGTCGGTGGCGGCGAGCTGGCCGTACATCAGTTCGCGCTCGACGACCTCGGTGATGTCATGGGCGAGGTCATCAGGCGTCCGCTCCTCGCTGGGCAGGGGCTGCGCCACCACATCGAAGCCGCGCAGGGCATCGACATCGGTCGAGCGCACTGTAACGGTCAATTCGTCCCCGTCCACGCGGGGCGTCATGGTCACGTCGTCGCGGTTCAGCGACTCCAGCGAGGTGGTCAGGGCGGCTAGAGCGTCTTGCAGGTTCATGCGGCAGTGTGGCGCAGCCGGGGCAGGGCGGCCGGAAGATTCAAGGAACGCTTCAGTCCACCACCCCGACAACACCGTCCCGCACCTGCAGATGGTGGTCGGCCAGCGCGGCGATGTCGCGGTCGTGGGTGATCAGCACCACCGTCCGGCCCTGCCTCGCGGCGTCCTGAAGCTCGGCCAGTACCATCTCGCCCGTCTTGCTGTCCAGGTTGCCGGTGGGCTCGTCGCACAGCAGCAGCCCCGGATTGCCGGCCAGGGCGCGGGCAATCGCCACGCGCTGGGCCTCGCCGCCCGACAGCTGGGAGGGGAGATGCCCGGCGCGTTTCTCCAGGCCCACCCGGGCGAGCAGGGCGCGGGCGCGGTCGGCGCGTTCGCGCACAGGCACGCCGGCCAGGGTCAGCGGAAACTCGACGTTCTCCAGCGCCGTGAGGATACTTACGAGGTTGTGGTTCTGGAACACGAAGCCGTAGTGCTTCAGGCGGAAGTCGGCCCGCTGCGTCTCGGTCAGCGCAGTCAGGTCGGTGTCGCCCACCCGGACACTGCCGGTGGTGGGCGTATCGAAGCCCGCCAGCAGGTTCAGCAGGGTGCTCTTGCCGCTCCCCGAGGGGCCGACCACGGCGGTCAGGCCGGGGGGGAAGGTGTGCGTCAGCGGGGCCAGCGCCTGCACCTGCCCGTCGCCGCTGGGATAGATCCGGCTGAGCTGCTCGACGTGCAGGGTGGGGTGCGGCCCGGGCGTGGCGATGTGCGGGATGGTGGTGGCGTGCGTCATCAGACCCTCCCCAGGGCGTCGGTGATGTTCAGGCGGCTGGCGGCGCGGGCCGGGAGCAGACCCGAGAGCAGGCCCAGCAGTAGGCTGATCCCCAGCGCCAGCAGCGTCAGGCGCGGCGTCAGGGCGGCGGCGTCGATTCCGGCGAGCTGCTGCGTGTAGGCGTTCACGCCCCAGATGCCTGCCAGTCCCAGCAGCAGGCCGCCCACGCCGCCGACCAGGGCCAGCAGCAGGCTCTCGCTGAGCACCAGGGCCCGCACGAAGGCGGGCCGCGCCCCGATGGCCCGCAGCGTGCCGAACTCGCGGATGCGCTCGTACACGCCCATCATGACGGTGTTGGCCACCGCCAGCCCGCCGACGATCAGGGCGATCAGCGAGATCCCGAACCGCACGGCGTCGCTGATCTTCAGCGCCCGCTCCACGAAGCTCAGGAAGTCCGACTGCGTGGACGCCTCCAGGTTCAGGCGCTCCGCGAGGGCCGTGGCGACGCGGCGGGCCTGCCGGGGATCGTTCAGCTTC from Deinococcus sp. AB2017081 encodes the following:
- a CDS encoding XRE family transcriptional regulator → MPPTQDSGIPAWLRSHRTSLGLRQSEISEATRDHGGPDTHITQSYLSRLEAGTRPLHALTPARQDALRRALDITAGEWVARTGLPLLGPPPGEDVLTALELVRVPVRALATAGLPVTEDQASIIDHELVPARDHRPGMLVLEVGGDSMTTEAGGIRPGDRIYVDTGDLDLREGRIYVLHVPGLGLTVKRLRRFGPALWLTSDNPDHPPAKPEEVTVVGRVYYHQPQGQRL
- a CDS encoding gamma-glutamylcyclotransferase family protein, which translates into the protein MTFPDILPLTAVFVYGTLMPGERNEHVARQGGAFHARSATLRGYRLIDLRPEAYPGVVPGTQDDTVTGHVLTYDPAAWPRALPFLDALEGLHDTPPLYTREQVTVQVDGQAEPAWVYVYARTDRLGQHGAVPVPGGNWRTVPNRGLPADGDR
- the rpsO gene encoding 30S ribosomal protein S15; the encoded protein is MIDKKQTVQEHAKHDKDTGGTHVQIALLTARINNLAAHLNENKKDKHGQRGLQLMNGQRRRLLKYLERTNYDEYIALTDQLKIRRGQRIVR
- the pulA gene encoding pullulanase-type alpha-1,6-glucosidase, which produces MKRPATLLTLALLASATAQTALPADTARIHYQRPDGQYAGWGLHAWEDTTATVTWEKPLAQAGKDDWGVYFDVPLKAGARKVAFLVHRGDTKDPGPDMFLDLSRGRELFLKSGSANVAYAKGAALNVDATKAPMAQAAPAAPAPAPAAPATASPATTTPPIAANVLRVRYVRPDGQYTGWGLHVWEDTTATVAWDKPLPQTGVDAGGAYWDVPLKAGAAKLGFIVHKGDEKDPGPDLFADPTRGNEVTVTSGKADFVYGAPAALNEPPVPTGSVRINYFRPDGKYDGWGLHAFEDTTATVEWSKPLNQTGTNSFGVYWDVPMKTDWKKLGFIVHKGDEKDPGPDMILTREQGTQAWIVSGNATVNTTKPDTSVRTVGDLTRQQAIMLGAYQIAVKPELVQPGAFLTLHAAPDASLKLGADGVSGGDTITLEEVPAGLSAAQKARVPYLAGYRLVQVRAEDRGKVAAALRGQLAVSSVMPDGTVLDATGVQTAWALDELAAYDGPLGVTWQGSRPTVRLWAPTAQDVKLRLSNPDGTNERTVAMTRDARGVWTAAGDQSWRGLPYRYEVKVFAPSTGKIETNLVTDPYSVALTLNSTRSVLTDLNEAAQKPAGWDALKKPALRSASDLSFYELHLRDFSAADPTVPAAQRGTYLAFTQAGSAGMKHLKALADAGLKAVHLLPTFDIATIEEEKSKWKATPDLSTFPPDSEEQQKAVTGVKDADAYNWGYDPYHYMVPEGSYAVNPAQRTKEYRQMVMALNGAGLRVVQDVVFNHTAASGQSDRSVLDKIVPGYYHRLNVNGTVENSTCCSNTATEHAMMRRLMVDTLVVMAKQYRVDGFRFDLMGHHMVADMQAARKALDALTVQKDGVDGRAIYLYGEGWDFGEVQKNARGVNATQGNLYGQGIGTFNDRVRDAVRGGNPFGGLQDQGFATGLFTLPNGQPQNTDRAKALKLADQVRIGLTGNLRDYKLTDATGKVVTGGQVDYNGQPTGYAASPREAITYVSAHDNQTLYDAVLLKAPATATPAQRTRMQNLAHSVVLLGQGLPFSYAGDDILRSKSFDTDSYNSGDWFNTLDWSLKTNGFGKGLPPAEKNSGNWALYKGILGNPAMKATTTDIARAFDHYREMLRVRYSSTLFRLDTAAQVQQALSFLNTGPQQQPGVIALKLSGAVSPTNPYRNIVVVFNGSGQPVTLSDPALAGLNLTLHPVLAASTDAVVKTSRYAGTAVTVPGLTTAVFVGK
- a CDS encoding class I SAM-dependent methyltransferase — protein: MTARNPTDVAAQYATDAHLRTRMLTHERYTVGPELEPAVDAALALTGTERVLDVGCGPGGFLGRLRQQGHTGPLTGADLSPGMVATAQAAHPDVVYVQASADALPVVDASVDVLTARHMLYHVPSVPDALREFRRVLRPGGRFLAVTNTDGYMAQLWALTDEAARSEPSLTALSRTRGDFATAFSEVNGEAWVREAFGNVHVTLTDSALVFTEAAPVLAYIESLMAWQRLGEGQQERGRAVLTRLLEDRLAAGPWRVSKRMALLSAAHT
- a CDS encoding AAA family ATPase; translation: MSVRPRLVLVTGAPGSGKTTLAARLAGTLGWVRLSRDEFKERLWDAWTEQPTLRAQVPVAHWGAYYAGLHALLDAGVNVVAEGSVHHTAGVPEVRALLDRADVNIIHCTAPARSPMPGSAPVPRASGIRRTGTPT
- a CDS encoding ABC transporter ATP-binding protein — its product is MTHATTIPHIATPGPHPTLHVEQLSRIYPSGDGQVQALAPLTHTFPPGLTAVVGPSGSGKSTLLNLLAGFDTPTTGSVRVGDTDLTALTETQRADFRLKHYGFVFQNHNLVSILTALENVEFPLTLAGVPVRERADRARALLARVGLEKRAGHLPSQLSGGEAQRVAIARALAGNPGLLLCDEPTGNLDSKTGEMVLAELQDAARQGRTVVLITHDRDIAALADHHLQVRDGVVGVVD